The stretch of DNA TATTATATACTTGGAAACCTACCCTAGCACACATTATGTATTTTTGGGGCGGTTTTTGAAATAAACGAGAAGGAATTGAAGCCCATAAATTTTTTTTGGCTAGCATGGGAAACACTtttgtccttttcctttttttttgtttaaggTTCATTTCATTGTGTAAtgaacataattttctttttatctgtttatttttggctgtgctgggccttcgtcGCTGCAGGCAGGGTACTCTTCATTCTGTTATaccggcttctcactgcagtggcttctggtGTGGCGTACAGGCTCAGCAGTTACAGCTACTATAACCTCACCTCCCTCTCGTTACAGCTGTCCCCAACCTCTCCATGCTGGAGACGGTCGATTCTGTGAAGCTGGCAGACAGAGTGAACAGTGCGTGGCAGAAAAAAGGTTCCCCCGAAAGGTTAAAGGTTATGGTCCAGATAAACACCAGCGGAGAGGAGAGTAAGTGAGCAGACGGGGTGTGGCAGACTTTTTCCCCTTAGGACATGGTGGAGCGCAGGACGTGTGGCAGGCCTAAACACCCGATGCAGTAGGTCACAGAAGGAGCTCACAGGGCCATTAAATAAGCTGTTGTATGTAGGGTCTTGGTGGCACAAGGACCTCCAAACCAGTCCACATCTAATTCTTTAATGCGTTCTTAGTTTCTGAAGAGGCCGGCAAGGAGACTCAAGAAGGGGCTTGTGTGACTTTGATCCTGAAAATTCCCGCAGGTCACCCTCCCTCCCAAAAGAGATTGTGAATTTACATGTGTAATACTTCTCAAACCTTAAAAAATCGTGTTTCCATTATtgggagaaaatcaaacaaaactcACTGTGGGCACCAGTCAGGGTGCTTGGGTTAGCAGTGTAGCACAGAAATCAGAGCCTGGGCCTGGAACCAGGCAGACCTGGGGTTTGAGCTCCACCACGCTTCAGCGCTGGAACCTTGAGTGACGTACCTGACCTTCCTACCCTTCATTTTGCTTACCTGCCAGTGATAGCAGAGCGGTAGTTCCGAGGGTGTTGCGAGGCTTGAATGTGGAGATGGAGGTAAAGCTGTTGGTACAGGACCCTGTGCGTCTTACTTGTTAGCTGTTTGCTAAGAATCCGTGTTTACAGACCAGTTGTTTGCTGATGGAGCTTAGGCTGAAGGAACAGGCCTGGGGCCTGGAGTCAGGCTGCCGGGATCCACATCCCAGTTCTGCACTTCCTGGCCCTGTGGCCTCGAGAAAGGCCCTTAGCCTCccggagcctcagtctcctcttttTTTAGAATGGAGAGAGTGAGAGCACTTATTTCACAGAGCTGCTGCGTTAAATAAAAAAACTGTAGGGACTTGGCGTGTGTGCCTGGTACGTAAACATTCATTAAATCTTAACAATCAGCATTATCTGTACATGCACCTAGATTATACATTACTTTATCCTGATAGCTAAACCTGAAACGGATTCCTGATGGAGTCTATTACAGCATTTCTTGATCAATGGCTATCATTTGCCCTAATTAAAGATTGGAGTGTTACTAGCATCTCTCTTTGTTAAATGAGGGAAGGACAGAATCTGTCCTCATACCTGCATAACAAGTAATGTTTTGCCATAGGCTCCTTCTCTGGTTTTTTAATGAACAAGATCAGGTAAATTTTGCGAAGTTCTAGTCAAAACTGTATGAtatatacttcatttttatttgtttttacaatTCCATTAATAATGAAACTGTAGAAGTGccagattttgaaaaataattctctGGTTAATCTGGCGTTTGGGCAATGTGAGTCTtcttggtgttttttttgttctttttaaatgttttggctCCACTGCATAtccaacatgcaggatcttagttccctgaccagggatatcAAACCCGATGGCTTCCCGCCCCACCCTCACACTGGAAGCAcataatcttaaccactgaaccgccaggaaagttccagatatttttttttctttctattttaagaaaagcagtgttttgggtttgtttttttccttttccctccacTCTATCTATGCTCAGATGCTGAGACAGAATAAAGAGAATCCAGTTTATAGCTCTTCCCTTGAGACACTCAGGACTGGGTCAGAAGGGGAGAAACACAGTCAGACACCTCAGTGTAAAGTCACCATTTCAGTCCTGAGGACAAGTTCTCCAAGAAGTCCTCTTGCCTGAGAGTCGCCTCccctgtcctggagaagggtgtTCCTCTGGCTTCCTAGAGCCTCTTGGTCTTCTGTCTTTTGTGAAGGCAAACATGGCCTGCCCCCTGCAGAGACGGCGGCCCTGGTGGAGCACATCAACGCCAAGTGCCCCAGACTGGAGTTCGTGGGGCTGATGACCATCGGGAGCTTCGGGCACGATCTTAGTCAAGGACCGAACCCGGACTTCCAGGTACTCGGCCTGGGTGGGGGGCACTGCTCACGTCCGCTGAGGGTATCCGGGGCTGGCTGCTGCCATCAGCCCCCACAGGCTTTCCAGACGCCTCTTGTCATGCTACTTCATAACCCGCTTCTTAAACTCCTCATACGGAAAATGGGAACAGGTCCCCCGAACCCCCACAGACCCTTCACTCAGTCTGAACCTGCCTGACACACGGTCTCCAGAGAAAAGGAGCTCCGGCTTCCTCTCCAACAAGTGACAGTTTCTTGAAAGAAGGAGAGTTCACTACAAACCCTTTTAGTGACTTGTGATTTTGACAGGCCTCGAGAAGGAGAGTTCACTACAAACCCTTTCAGTGACTTGTGATTTTGACAGGCCTCGAAGCCACGAGGAATAAAGAAGTAGTCTCTGACAGAGGTGTTGAGATTCGGCCCCTCTCCACCATCCTCGGAGAAGGCAGGGGTAAAACTGCATCACACTTGTCTCCCGGTCAGGTGTTGCTGTCCCTCCGGGAGGAGCTGTGCAGGAAGCTGGGCGCCGCCCCCGAGCAGGTGGAGCTGAGCATGGGCATGTCCGTGGACTTCCAGCACGCGGTGAGTCTCCCAGGCGCCCTTGGGTGCCTGCAGGATGGGTCCAAAGGCAACGCCTCGCCGTCGCGTCAAGGCACACGCAGCAGTGTCTCTCACCTATGCTGACGTCCCCGGCCccttctttttttcaaatgaacTGTATAGAAATTATAGCTTGACCcctcattaaaaacaataaaaataccaCAACTCAGTTTAATTCCCTAAGTGGGATCTAAAGGAAAATTGAAAGAAGTTAAActgcagctttttaaaaaggcGTTTCCCTGTGTTCATGCTTGGGCGTGGTCATATGACACCGAGTCCTGACAAAGTGTCTGATCGTACGCATAGATCCCCCAGGATGCAGCAGCTCTGAGCACACACTGGTAGATGTGCTGTGTTAGCAACTCACATACACGATCTTCCAGAGCGGAGGCTAATTTGATCAAGTTCCAAGAACCACACTGTAAAACCTTCCTCTGGATCTATAGTAGTCGCACGATTAGAAGATAGAGTATATTAACATGATGCAAAAATGGTTGGTGTTTCTACATAAAATGGAATTCGATCGTTTGCTCGCTCACTCACAGGGAGGCTTGCTCATCTCTGAAACCCCAGCATATGAGAAGGGCGTGTGGGCCACAAGATGGCTCTCTGTCATGCTGCTGTGTCCTACACGGCTGCCACCCCTGTCACCCAGCCCACTAAGTGCCAGTCACCTTCCTCAGTCTCTGCAGAAGCAGAGGGAATCCTTACCTACTTCGTAAACACCCCTTAGGGTGGACCACTGCCCCACAGTCCTTCAGCTGCATTGTCGTATGAGACACAGCTTCAGCATCTGCTgcacctcattttttttaaacgtaGCCCCTCCTTCTTCCCCACAGATTGAAGTGGGATCTACCAACGTCCGCATCGGAAGCACCATTTTTGGAGAGCGAGATTACTCCAAGAAAGCAGCCCCGGACAAGCCCACTGCAGAGCTGAAGGCCCCGGAGGTGGCGGCCCAGGCACACTGACCTGAAGCCGGATCCTGGAATCCGGGTCCTCCCACAGGCCCCGAGTCACCGCATCTCCACGCTCTCCTGGGGACCTGGCAAGAGCACGCCCAGGGTGATGTGTGTGGATGGAAAGCGT from Ovis canadensis isolate MfBH-ARS-UI-01 breed Bighorn chromosome 26, ARS-UI_OviCan_v2, whole genome shotgun sequence encodes:
- the PLPBP gene encoding pyridoxal phosphate homeostasis protein isoform X1, whose protein sequence is MWKAGSMSAELGIGFALRAVNERVQQAVARRPRDLPAIQPRLVAVSKTKPADMVIEAYSHGQRTFGENYVQELLEKASNPQILSSCPEIKWHFIGHLQKQNVNKLMAVPNLSMLETVDSVKLADRVNSAWQKKGSPERLKVMVQINTSGEEKTAALVEHINAKCPRLEFVGLMTIGSFGHDLSQGPNPDFQVLLSLREELCRKLGAAPEQVELSMGMSVDFQHAIEVGSTNVRIGSTIFGERDYSKKAAPDKPTAELKAPEVAAQAH
- the PLPBP gene encoding pyridoxal phosphate homeostasis protein isoform X2, with product MWKAGSMSAELGIGFALRAVNERVQQAVARRPRDLPAIQPRLVAVSKTKPADMVIEAYSHGQRTFGENYVQELLEKASNPQILSSCPEIKWHFIGHLQKQNVNKLMAVPNLSMLETVDSVKLADRVNSAWQKKGSPERLKVMVQINTSGEESKHGLPPAETAALVEHINAKCPRLEFVGLMTIGSFGHDLSQGPNPDFQVLLSLREELCRKLGAAPEQVELSMGMSVDFQHAIEVGSTNVRIGSTIFGERDYSKKAAPDKPTAELKAPEVAAQAH